A window from Drosophila yakuba strain Tai18E2 chromosome 3L, Prin_Dyak_Tai18E2_2.1, whole genome shotgun sequence encodes these proteins:
- the LOC6534433 gene encoding importin-4 isoform X3 has product MEAAILDIISGILGTDTERIRQSTAKMMKAYENPDSLLVLTQIVMSDRAVQERHIAAMLLKKRISKLRHWQLVPAEHQAAIKTNMLQVLIAVKEKTVKGTVAQIIGSLVRHEAEKEHSWMEEILKFIYERCSSPDPTESERGSSIFTTLMDAAPDQFSNHMDTIFPLFAGVLVTAEANGNMATPTVFNMLAGTCYLLPFVSGHSGAEQIVVKAIPLILKALGAFAEKGDSQEFMGAFDIIDAMGEYVPHLLTGNVKLILEFCLVIASNQQLEDSIRVQVITFVGSLMRLKKKVIMKQKLLEPTLAVMFEVMCQDPLDDDDDYFSSESSNSPSNAATQTLDLMALHMAPEKFIPPLLQLLEPALQSPQPVLRRSSFICMGVIAEGCSEAIGNKYLEVMLNIVKAGIFDSVMLVRVAAFFALGQFSEYLQPTICKFAPQILPVLFDYLSQLVMELKIGTPEPKHMDRMFYALETFCENLEDDIVPHLPTLMDRLFGVLEPQNSYRMREMGLSAIAAVSTAAKVHLMPYFPRIMSILQGCLVKECPKEMQSLRIQAIDTLAALCREVGKDNIIPLADDTMNFCLMMLEDGPDDPEFRRSIYNLMSSLSSVVNESMASVFPKFIDRIMESVISSEDVLPHVSDNAEEDLILDTTDVEIDLDQTDDEDDQDGYQVENDYVIEKEEAIMALKEFAAHTGAAFAPYLQSAFENVYKMIDHPQDDVRKACIDAICGFIVALYKLGDAAGLKRACEIAIPKFAHMMRTDDEVGVVLHLLDVLGDVFKDVQLQAINNQEHAELIFGCIRDVFTNKMACQFNEESGGGDEEDSEESENDEMLFENAANLFPLFGLALQPELFSLYFGRLYQFYVQRLAKAKERDIPEHRAYIYGALADSFKALKGCSATYFDGLCPLFITGTKDSDAKSRQNSYYALGELVIHSEEKSFESYPAILQALSEAIVRESHPAALDNICGAVARLIVTNPDSVPLAQVLPVLLNHLPLKEDVVENDMIQKAFRVLYVKARPSIVAHLEQILVITIEAIYKKQMPDDETTESAVALIKEIRANYPEQFNQVSNANPEVFNYVQTLFIYWK; this is encoded by the exons ATGGAGGCAGCTATTCTGGACATAATCAGCGGGATCCTGGGCACGGACACGGAGCGGATTCGTCAG TCAACAGCCAAGATGATGAAGGCCTACGAGAATCCCGATTCTCTGCTGGTTCTCACCCAGATTGTGATGTCGGACAGGGCGGTCCAGGAACGGCATATCGCCGCTATGCTTCTCAAGAAGCGGATCAGCAAGTTGCGCCACTGGCAGTTGGTTCCCGCCGAGCATCAGGCCGC AATTAAAACGAACATGCTTCAGGTCCTTATTGCGGTGAAGGAAAAGACGGTGAAGGGCACGGTGGCCCAGATAATTGGATCGCTGGTGCGCCACGAGGCGGAAAAGGAACATTCCTGGATGGAGGAAATACTGAAGTTTATTTACGAACGTTGCAGCAGTCCCGATCCAACAGAAAGCGAGCGCGGCAGCTCAATCTTTACCACGCTCATGGACGCTGCTCCCGATCAGTTTTCGAACCACATGGATACTATCTTCCCGCTGTTCGCCGGCGTTCTAGTAACCGCAGAGGCGAACGGTAACATGGCCACACCCACCGTGTTTAACATGCTGGCGGGTACGTGCTACCTCCTGCCCTTCGTTAGCGGTCATAGTGGTGCTGAGCAGATTGTGGTTAAGGCTATACCGCTAATTCTCAAGGCCCTAGGCGCCTTCGCCGAAAAGGGGGATAGTCAGGAGTTCATGGGTGCTTTTGATATCATAGACGCCATGGGCGAGTATGTGCCACACTTACTGACTGGTAATGTGAAGCTGATTTTGGAGTTTTGTCTGGTGATTGCGAGCAATCAGCAGCTCGAGGATTCGATTCGAGTTCAGGTGATTACCTTTGTGGGCAGCCTAATGCGCCTGAAAAAGAAGGTTATTATGAAGCAGAAGCTGCTGGAGCCCACACTAGCGGTTATGTTCGAAGTGATGTGCCAGGACCCACTTGATGACG ACGATGATTACTTTTCGTCAGAGAGCTCGAATAGCCCGTCCAATGCAGCTACGCAGACTCTGGACTTGATGGCCCTCCACATGGCGCCGGAGAAGTTTATTCCGCCACtactgcagctgctggagcCTGCGTTGCAGAGCCCGCAGCCCGTGCTTCGTCGTTCCTCTTTTATTTGCATGGGAGTCATTGCCGAGGGCTGCTCCGAGGCCATTGGGAACAAGTATCTGGAGGTCATGCTAAATATTGTCAAAGCTGGAATTTTTGACTCTGTTATGTTGGTGCGGGTCGCCGCATTCTTCGCTCTTGGACAGTTTTCCGAGTATCTTCAGCCCACAATCTGCAAGTTTGCTCCCCAGATTCTTCCCGTGTTGTTCGATTATCTGAGCCAGCTGGTAATGGAACTCAAG ATTGGTACGCCGGAACCGAAACACATGGATCGTATGTTCTATGCCTTGGAGACCTTTTGCGAGAACCTGGAGGACGACATCGTTCCCCATTTACCCACGCTGATGGATCG CCTGTTTGGGGTTCTGGAACCCCAGAACTCGTATCGAATGCGTGAAATGGGTTTGTCGGCCATAGCAGCGGTCTCAACCGCAGCTAAGGTACACTTGATGCCCTATTTCCCCAGGATCATGAGCATACTACAGGGCTGTCTGGTGAAGGAGTGCCCAAAGGAAATGCAAAGTCTGCGCATCCAAGCTATCGACACTCTGGCCGCGCTCTGTCGCGAAGTGGGCAAGGATAATATTATTCCGCTTGCCGACGATACAATGAACTTCTGTCTGATGATGCTGGAAGATGGTCCGGACGATCCTGAGTTCCGCAGGAGCATCTACAACCTGATGTCCTCCCTGTCATCGGTTGTCAACGAGAGCATGGCCTCTGTGTTCCCCAAGTTCATTGATCGCATAATGGAGTCTGTGATTTCTTCGGAGGACGTGTTGCCACATGTTTCGGACAATGCGGAGGAAGATTTGATCCTGGATACGACCGATGTAGAGATTGATTTAGATCAAACAGACGACGAAGACGACCAAGACGGCTACCAGGTGGAGAATGATTACGTTATTGAGAAGGAGGAGGCTATTATGGCACTTAAGGAGTTTGCTGCACACACGGGCGCCGCCTTTGCACCCTATTTGCAGTCTGCATTCGAGAACGTCTACAAGATGATTGATCATCCGCAGGACGACGTCCGTAAGGCGTGCATTGACGCCATTTGCGGATTCATTGTGGCTCTCTACAAGTTGGGAGATGCCGCCGGCTTGAAGCGCGCCTGCGAGATTGCCATTCCAAAGTTTGCACATATGATGCGCACTGACGACGAGGTTGGGGTCGTACTCCATCTGCTTGACGTACTCGGCGATGTCTTCAAGGATGTCCAGTTGCAGGCAATAAACAACCAGGAGCACGCCGAACTAATTTTCGGATGCATTCGGGACGTCTTCACAAATAAGATGGCCTGTCAGTTTAACGAAGAGAGCGGCGGTGGAGATGAGGAGGACTCGGAGGAAAGCGAGAACGACGAGATGCTGTTCGAGAACGCTGCCAATCTGTTCCCCTTGTTTGGCTTGGCCCTTCAGCCGGAGTTGTTCTCTCTTTATTTCGGACGCCTTTACCAATTTTATGTTCAAAGGCTG GCGAAGGCAAAGGAGCGCGATATTCCAGAACATCGGGCTTACATCTATGGCGCATTGGCTGACTCCTTCAAGGCGCTGAAGGGATGCTCTGCTACTTACTTTGACGGCCTGTGCCCCCTTTTTATCACCGGAACCAAGGATTCTGATGCCAAATCGCGACAGAACTCCTATTATGCACTAGGCGAACTGGTCATCCATTCCGAGGAAAAATCATTCGA GTCGTATCCGGCAATTCTGCAAGCCCTTTCCGAAGCAATTGTCAGGGAGTCCCATCCCGCCGCCCTGGACAACATTTGCGGAGCAGTTGCTCGCCTTATAGTTACCAACCCGGATTCAGTGCCGCTTGCCCAGGTGCTGCCCGTGCTGCTCAACCATTTGCCCCTTAAGGAGGACGTAGTGGAGAACGATATGATTCAGAAGGCGTTCCGCGTTCTATACGTAAAGGCTCGCCCCAGCATTGTTGCACATCTCGAGCAAATCCTGGTCATTACCATAGAGGCGATTTACAAGAAACAGATGCCAGACGACGAGACAACCGAGAGCGCAGTGGCCCTCATCAAAGAGATTCGCGCCAATTACCCGGAACAGTTTAACCAAGTATCAAACGCGAATCCGGAAGTGTTTAATTATGTGCAAACTCT ATTCATATATTGGAAGTGA
- the LOC6534433 gene encoding importin-4 isoform X1, with protein sequence MEAAILDIISGILGTDTERIRQSTAKMMKAYENPDSLLVLTQIVMSDRAVQERHIAAMLLKKRISKLRHWQLVPAEHQAAIKTNMLQVLIAVKEKTVKGTVAQIIGSLVRHEAEKEHSWMEEILKFIYERCSSPDPTESERGSSIFTTLMDAAPDQFSNHMDTIFPLFAGVLVTAEANGNMATPTVFNMLAGTCYLLPFVSGHSGAEQIVVKAIPLILKALGAFAEKGDSQEFMGAFDIIDAMGEYVPHLLTGNVKLILEFCLVIASNQQLEDSIRVQVITFVGSLMRLKKKVIMKQKLLEPTLAVMFEVMCQDPLDDDDDYFSSESSNSPSNAATQTLDLMALHMAPEKFIPPLLQLLEPALQSPQPVLRRSSFICMGVIAEGCSEAIGNKYLEVMLNIVKAGIFDSVMLVRVAAFFALGQFSEYLQPTICKFAPQILPVLFDYLSQLVMELKAGHNSNGPNLDSVPAKDSIMYLDKIQIKRRSLLAKYRIGTPEPKHMDRMFYALETFCENLEDDIVPHLPTLMDRLFGVLEPQNSYRMREMGLSAIAAVSTAAKVHLMPYFPRIMSILQGCLVKECPKEMQSLRIQAIDTLAALCREVGKDNIIPLADDTMNFCLMMLEDGPDDPEFRRSIYNLMSSLSSVVNESMASVFPKFIDRIMESVISSEDVLPHVSDNAEEDLILDTTDVEIDLDQTDDEDDQDGYQVENDYVIEKEEAIMALKEFAAHTGAAFAPYLQSAFENVYKMIDHPQDDVRKACIDAICGFIVALYKLGDAAGLKRACEIAIPKFAHMMRTDDEVGVVLHLLDVLGDVFKDVQLQAINNQEHAELIFGCIRDVFTNKMACQFNEESGGGDEEDSEESENDEMLFENAANLFPLFGLALQPELFSLYFGRLYQFYVQRLAKAKERDIPEHRAYIYGALADSFKALKGCSATYFDGLCPLFITGTKDSDAKSRQNSYYALGELVIHSEEKSFESYPAILQALSEAIVRESHPAALDNICGAVARLIVTNPDSVPLAQVLPVLLNHLPLKEDVVENDMIQKAFRVLYVKARPSIVAHLEQILVITIEAIYKKQMPDDETTESAVALIKEIRANYPEQFNQVSNANPEVFNYVQTLFIYWK encoded by the exons ATGGAGGCAGCTATTCTGGACATAATCAGCGGGATCCTGGGCACGGACACGGAGCGGATTCGTCAG TCAACAGCCAAGATGATGAAGGCCTACGAGAATCCCGATTCTCTGCTGGTTCTCACCCAGATTGTGATGTCGGACAGGGCGGTCCAGGAACGGCATATCGCCGCTATGCTTCTCAAGAAGCGGATCAGCAAGTTGCGCCACTGGCAGTTGGTTCCCGCCGAGCATCAGGCCGC AATTAAAACGAACATGCTTCAGGTCCTTATTGCGGTGAAGGAAAAGACGGTGAAGGGCACGGTGGCCCAGATAATTGGATCGCTGGTGCGCCACGAGGCGGAAAAGGAACATTCCTGGATGGAGGAAATACTGAAGTTTATTTACGAACGTTGCAGCAGTCCCGATCCAACAGAAAGCGAGCGCGGCAGCTCAATCTTTACCACGCTCATGGACGCTGCTCCCGATCAGTTTTCGAACCACATGGATACTATCTTCCCGCTGTTCGCCGGCGTTCTAGTAACCGCAGAGGCGAACGGTAACATGGCCACACCCACCGTGTTTAACATGCTGGCGGGTACGTGCTACCTCCTGCCCTTCGTTAGCGGTCATAGTGGTGCTGAGCAGATTGTGGTTAAGGCTATACCGCTAATTCTCAAGGCCCTAGGCGCCTTCGCCGAAAAGGGGGATAGTCAGGAGTTCATGGGTGCTTTTGATATCATAGACGCCATGGGCGAGTATGTGCCACACTTACTGACTGGTAATGTGAAGCTGATTTTGGAGTTTTGTCTGGTGATTGCGAGCAATCAGCAGCTCGAGGATTCGATTCGAGTTCAGGTGATTACCTTTGTGGGCAGCCTAATGCGCCTGAAAAAGAAGGTTATTATGAAGCAGAAGCTGCTGGAGCCCACACTAGCGGTTATGTTCGAAGTGATGTGCCAGGACCCACTTGATGACG ACGATGATTACTTTTCGTCAGAGAGCTCGAATAGCCCGTCCAATGCAGCTACGCAGACTCTGGACTTGATGGCCCTCCACATGGCGCCGGAGAAGTTTATTCCGCCACtactgcagctgctggagcCTGCGTTGCAGAGCCCGCAGCCCGTGCTTCGTCGTTCCTCTTTTATTTGCATGGGAGTCATTGCCGAGGGCTGCTCCGAGGCCATTGGGAACAAGTATCTGGAGGTCATGCTAAATATTGTCAAAGCTGGAATTTTTGACTCTGTTATGTTGGTGCGGGTCGCCGCATTCTTCGCTCTTGGACAGTTTTCCGAGTATCTTCAGCCCACAATCTGCAAGTTTGCTCCCCAGATTCTTCCCGTGTTGTTCGATTATCTGAGCCAGCTGGTAATGGAACTCAAG GCTGGCCATAACAGCAACGGGCCGAATCTCGATTCCGTTCCTGCCAAAGATTCCATAATGTACTTAGACAAGATACAGATCAAGCGCAGATCGCTCCTCGCCAAATATAGG ATTGGTACGCCGGAACCGAAACACATGGATCGTATGTTCTATGCCTTGGAGACCTTTTGCGAGAACCTGGAGGACGACATCGTTCCCCATTTACCCACGCTGATGGATCG CCTGTTTGGGGTTCTGGAACCCCAGAACTCGTATCGAATGCGTGAAATGGGTTTGTCGGCCATAGCAGCGGTCTCAACCGCAGCTAAGGTACACTTGATGCCCTATTTCCCCAGGATCATGAGCATACTACAGGGCTGTCTGGTGAAGGAGTGCCCAAAGGAAATGCAAAGTCTGCGCATCCAAGCTATCGACACTCTGGCCGCGCTCTGTCGCGAAGTGGGCAAGGATAATATTATTCCGCTTGCCGACGATACAATGAACTTCTGTCTGATGATGCTGGAAGATGGTCCGGACGATCCTGAGTTCCGCAGGAGCATCTACAACCTGATGTCCTCCCTGTCATCGGTTGTCAACGAGAGCATGGCCTCTGTGTTCCCCAAGTTCATTGATCGCATAATGGAGTCTGTGATTTCTTCGGAGGACGTGTTGCCACATGTTTCGGACAATGCGGAGGAAGATTTGATCCTGGATACGACCGATGTAGAGATTGATTTAGATCAAACAGACGACGAAGACGACCAAGACGGCTACCAGGTGGAGAATGATTACGTTATTGAGAAGGAGGAGGCTATTATGGCACTTAAGGAGTTTGCTGCACACACGGGCGCCGCCTTTGCACCCTATTTGCAGTCTGCATTCGAGAACGTCTACAAGATGATTGATCATCCGCAGGACGACGTCCGTAAGGCGTGCATTGACGCCATTTGCGGATTCATTGTGGCTCTCTACAAGTTGGGAGATGCCGCCGGCTTGAAGCGCGCCTGCGAGATTGCCATTCCAAAGTTTGCACATATGATGCGCACTGACGACGAGGTTGGGGTCGTACTCCATCTGCTTGACGTACTCGGCGATGTCTTCAAGGATGTCCAGTTGCAGGCAATAAACAACCAGGAGCACGCCGAACTAATTTTCGGATGCATTCGGGACGTCTTCACAAATAAGATGGCCTGTCAGTTTAACGAAGAGAGCGGCGGTGGAGATGAGGAGGACTCGGAGGAAAGCGAGAACGACGAGATGCTGTTCGAGAACGCTGCCAATCTGTTCCCCTTGTTTGGCTTGGCCCTTCAGCCGGAGTTGTTCTCTCTTTATTTCGGACGCCTTTACCAATTTTATGTTCAAAGGCTG GCGAAGGCAAAGGAGCGCGATATTCCAGAACATCGGGCTTACATCTATGGCGCATTGGCTGACTCCTTCAAGGCGCTGAAGGGATGCTCTGCTACTTACTTTGACGGCCTGTGCCCCCTTTTTATCACCGGAACCAAGGATTCTGATGCCAAATCGCGACAGAACTCCTATTATGCACTAGGCGAACTGGTCATCCATTCCGAGGAAAAATCATTCGA GTCGTATCCGGCAATTCTGCAAGCCCTTTCCGAAGCAATTGTCAGGGAGTCCCATCCCGCCGCCCTGGACAACATTTGCGGAGCAGTTGCTCGCCTTATAGTTACCAACCCGGATTCAGTGCCGCTTGCCCAGGTGCTGCCCGTGCTGCTCAACCATTTGCCCCTTAAGGAGGACGTAGTGGAGAACGATATGATTCAGAAGGCGTTCCGCGTTCTATACGTAAAGGCTCGCCCCAGCATTGTTGCACATCTCGAGCAAATCCTGGTCATTACCATAGAGGCGATTTACAAGAAACAGATGCCAGACGACGAGACAACCGAGAGCGCAGTGGCCCTCATCAAAGAGATTCGCGCCAATTACCCGGAACAGTTTAACCAAGTATCAAACGCGAATCCGGAAGTGTTTAATTATGTGCAAACTCT ATTCATATATTGGAAGTGA
- the LOC6534433 gene encoding importin-4 isoform X4: MEAAILDIISGILGTDTERIRQSTAKMMKAYENPDSLLVLTQIVMSDRAVQERHIAAMLLKKRISKLRHWQLVPAEHQAAIKTNMLQVLIAVKEKTVKGTVAQIIGSLVRHEAEKEHSWMEEILKFIYERCSSPDPTESERGSSIFTTLMDAAPDQFSNHMDTIFPLFAGVLVTAEANGNMATPTVFNMLAGTCYLLPFVSGHSGAEQIVVKAIPLILKALGAFAEKGDSQEFMGAFDIIDAMGEYVPHLLTGNVKLILEFCLVIASNQQLEDSIRVQVITFVGSLMRLKKKVIMKQKLLEPTLAVMFEVMCQDPLDDDDDYFSSESSNSPSNAATQTLDLMALHMAPEKFIPPLLQLLEPALQSPQPVLRRSSFICMGVIAEGCSEAIGNKYLEVMLNIVKAGIFDSVMLVRVAAFFALGQFSEYLQPTICKFAPQILPVLFDYLSQLVMELKIGTPEPKHMDRMFYALETFCENLEDDIVPHLPTLMDRLFGVLEPQNSYRMREMGLSAIAAVSTAAKVHLMPYFPRIMSILQGCLVKECPKEMQSLRIQAIDTLAALCREVGKDNIIPLADDTMNFCLMMLEDGPDDPEFRRSIYNLMSSLSSVVNESMASVFPKFIDRIMESVISSEDVLPHVSDNAEEDLILDTTDVEIDLDQTDDEDDQDGYQVENDYVIEKEEAIMALKEFAAHTGAAFAPYLQSAFENVYKMIDHPQDDVRKACIDAICGFIVALYKLGDAAGLKRACEIAIPKFAHMMRTDDEVGVVLHLLDVLGDVFKDVQLQAINNQEHAELIFGCIRDVFTNKMACQFNEESGGGDEEDSEESENDEMLFENAANLFPLFGLALQPELFSLYFGRLYQFYVQRLAKAKERDIPEHRAYIYGALADSFKALKGCSATYFDGLCPLFITGTKDSDAKSRQNSYYALGELVIHSEEKSFESYPAILQALSEAIVRESHPAALDNICGAVARLIVTNPDSVPLAQVLPVLLNHLPLKEDVVENDMIQKAFRVLYVKARPSIVAHLEQILVITIEAIYKKQMPDDETTESAVALIKEIRANYPEQFNQVSNANPEVFNYVQTL; this comes from the exons ATGGAGGCAGCTATTCTGGACATAATCAGCGGGATCCTGGGCACGGACACGGAGCGGATTCGTCAG TCAACAGCCAAGATGATGAAGGCCTACGAGAATCCCGATTCTCTGCTGGTTCTCACCCAGATTGTGATGTCGGACAGGGCGGTCCAGGAACGGCATATCGCCGCTATGCTTCTCAAGAAGCGGATCAGCAAGTTGCGCCACTGGCAGTTGGTTCCCGCCGAGCATCAGGCCGC AATTAAAACGAACATGCTTCAGGTCCTTATTGCGGTGAAGGAAAAGACGGTGAAGGGCACGGTGGCCCAGATAATTGGATCGCTGGTGCGCCACGAGGCGGAAAAGGAACATTCCTGGATGGAGGAAATACTGAAGTTTATTTACGAACGTTGCAGCAGTCCCGATCCAACAGAAAGCGAGCGCGGCAGCTCAATCTTTACCACGCTCATGGACGCTGCTCCCGATCAGTTTTCGAACCACATGGATACTATCTTCCCGCTGTTCGCCGGCGTTCTAGTAACCGCAGAGGCGAACGGTAACATGGCCACACCCACCGTGTTTAACATGCTGGCGGGTACGTGCTACCTCCTGCCCTTCGTTAGCGGTCATAGTGGTGCTGAGCAGATTGTGGTTAAGGCTATACCGCTAATTCTCAAGGCCCTAGGCGCCTTCGCCGAAAAGGGGGATAGTCAGGAGTTCATGGGTGCTTTTGATATCATAGACGCCATGGGCGAGTATGTGCCACACTTACTGACTGGTAATGTGAAGCTGATTTTGGAGTTTTGTCTGGTGATTGCGAGCAATCAGCAGCTCGAGGATTCGATTCGAGTTCAGGTGATTACCTTTGTGGGCAGCCTAATGCGCCTGAAAAAGAAGGTTATTATGAAGCAGAAGCTGCTGGAGCCCACACTAGCGGTTATGTTCGAAGTGATGTGCCAGGACCCACTTGATGACG ACGATGATTACTTTTCGTCAGAGAGCTCGAATAGCCCGTCCAATGCAGCTACGCAGACTCTGGACTTGATGGCCCTCCACATGGCGCCGGAGAAGTTTATTCCGCCACtactgcagctgctggagcCTGCGTTGCAGAGCCCGCAGCCCGTGCTTCGTCGTTCCTCTTTTATTTGCATGGGAGTCATTGCCGAGGGCTGCTCCGAGGCCATTGGGAACAAGTATCTGGAGGTCATGCTAAATATTGTCAAAGCTGGAATTTTTGACTCTGTTATGTTGGTGCGGGTCGCCGCATTCTTCGCTCTTGGACAGTTTTCCGAGTATCTTCAGCCCACAATCTGCAAGTTTGCTCCCCAGATTCTTCCCGTGTTGTTCGATTATCTGAGCCAGCTGGTAATGGAACTCAAG ATTGGTACGCCGGAACCGAAACACATGGATCGTATGTTCTATGCCTTGGAGACCTTTTGCGAGAACCTGGAGGACGACATCGTTCCCCATTTACCCACGCTGATGGATCG CCTGTTTGGGGTTCTGGAACCCCAGAACTCGTATCGAATGCGTGAAATGGGTTTGTCGGCCATAGCAGCGGTCTCAACCGCAGCTAAGGTACACTTGATGCCCTATTTCCCCAGGATCATGAGCATACTACAGGGCTGTCTGGTGAAGGAGTGCCCAAAGGAAATGCAAAGTCTGCGCATCCAAGCTATCGACACTCTGGCCGCGCTCTGTCGCGAAGTGGGCAAGGATAATATTATTCCGCTTGCCGACGATACAATGAACTTCTGTCTGATGATGCTGGAAGATGGTCCGGACGATCCTGAGTTCCGCAGGAGCATCTACAACCTGATGTCCTCCCTGTCATCGGTTGTCAACGAGAGCATGGCCTCTGTGTTCCCCAAGTTCATTGATCGCATAATGGAGTCTGTGATTTCTTCGGAGGACGTGTTGCCACATGTTTCGGACAATGCGGAGGAAGATTTGATCCTGGATACGACCGATGTAGAGATTGATTTAGATCAAACAGACGACGAAGACGACCAAGACGGCTACCAGGTGGAGAATGATTACGTTATTGAGAAGGAGGAGGCTATTATGGCACTTAAGGAGTTTGCTGCACACACGGGCGCCGCCTTTGCACCCTATTTGCAGTCTGCATTCGAGAACGTCTACAAGATGATTGATCATCCGCAGGACGACGTCCGTAAGGCGTGCATTGACGCCATTTGCGGATTCATTGTGGCTCTCTACAAGTTGGGAGATGCCGCCGGCTTGAAGCGCGCCTGCGAGATTGCCATTCCAAAGTTTGCACATATGATGCGCACTGACGACGAGGTTGGGGTCGTACTCCATCTGCTTGACGTACTCGGCGATGTCTTCAAGGATGTCCAGTTGCAGGCAATAAACAACCAGGAGCACGCCGAACTAATTTTCGGATGCATTCGGGACGTCTTCACAAATAAGATGGCCTGTCAGTTTAACGAAGAGAGCGGCGGTGGAGATGAGGAGGACTCGGAGGAAAGCGAGAACGACGAGATGCTGTTCGAGAACGCTGCCAATCTGTTCCCCTTGTTTGGCTTGGCCCTTCAGCCGGAGTTGTTCTCTCTTTATTTCGGACGCCTTTACCAATTTTATGTTCAAAGGCTG GCGAAGGCAAAGGAGCGCGATATTCCAGAACATCGGGCTTACATCTATGGCGCATTGGCTGACTCCTTCAAGGCGCTGAAGGGATGCTCTGCTACTTACTTTGACGGCCTGTGCCCCCTTTTTATCACCGGAACCAAGGATTCTGATGCCAAATCGCGACAGAACTCCTATTATGCACTAGGCGAACTGGTCATCCATTCCGAGGAAAAATCATTCGA GTCGTATCCGGCAATTCTGCAAGCCCTTTCCGAAGCAATTGTCAGGGAGTCCCATCCCGCCGCCCTGGACAACATTTGCGGAGCAGTTGCTCGCCTTATAGTTACCAACCCGGATTCAGTGCCGCTTGCCCAGGTGCTGCCCGTGCTGCTCAACCATTTGCCCCTTAAGGAGGACGTAGTGGAGAACGATATGATTCAGAAGGCGTTCCGCGTTCTATACGTAAAGGCTCGCCCCAGCATTGTTGCACATCTCGAGCAAATCCTGGTCATTACCATAGAGGCGATTTACAAGAAACAGATGCCAGACGACGAGACAACCGAGAGCGCAGTGGCCCTCATCAAAGAGATTCGCGCCAATTACCCGGAACAGTTTAACCAAGTATCAAACGCGAATCCGGAAGTGTTTAATTATGTGCAAACTCTGTAA